One window from the genome of Elaeis guineensis isolate ETL-2024a chromosome 5, EG11, whole genome shotgun sequence encodes:
- the LOC140857859 gene encoding uncharacterized protein has product MTHTHQDGTFVRDESRDLYERATSLIAERDDESAASTQQSRIETEVFTELMGPERYGRVRGYGVGVTPTQLSEVSRYTQHAAADAQDSRVRRLEAEIQEIRQSRAAEMEEMRQSRAEMQAMRGQIDRLTSLLEMYGSSQVNT; this is encoded by the exons atgactcatactcatcaggatggtacttttgttcgagatgagtcgagagatttatat gagagggctacatctctcattgcggagcgtgacgacgagtccgcagcatctacgcagcagagtcgTATCGAGACCGAGgtcttcacagagttgatgggaccagagcgctacggccgagtgaggggttatggagtaggagtcacccccactcagttatctgaggttagtagatatacgcagcatgctgcagcagatgctcaggattcacgcgttcgcagactcgaggcggagatacaggagattagacagagtcgtgccgctgagatggaggagatgcgacagagccgtgccgagatgcaggccatgaggggacagattgatcgccttacatctttattagagatgtatggttcatctcaggtaaacacataa
- the LOC114914225 gene encoding uncharacterized protein: MERHTMPSTSAASSDALLEAGATDDEMEMKMLEERIQSDKASLQLLKEKMRHQANPQKQCELQELARRRKARRLHNKISNSMAKLVREGLAQGYCFGIVTNDGKSIVASSENLREWWKEKVKFLENAPRAIEKFEKRSPILLSSSHNNSEISVPGALKQLTDTILSAAISALMRHCDPPQRRFPIEKGVAPPWWPSMTEEWWPTLGFPVDQSPPPYKKPHDLKKGCKISVLMAMIMHLFPDTQRIRELVSQSKSLKDRMSPKESKLFSSVLRQIRRLHQPMQQSSAIPDEDDDVGSNSRAGQYDVEVGDDGFDDDMMSSSAVGGNIFDLNNSGGMEGIPVSVALESNQRMEFAQHSTSLNHDWRNAPQNTWPSCNVVAQNPQVTGVAQYPQVIGLAHQNQVTGAAQYPQITGLAQNSQVTGLSPLGSDFGPVDVSGLGNPGDEQRLIGGMMRFSSDDINQGSNLVVQQGPETVSNDMNVPQPIFTSSPGIYQLTIAGNSYLFQQIPSMDISPLQQPTGMQRSHLGQGVGSNHQMIQANNLNQPQVYPNEDISFGPRFGTQPNCANLNLDHATIAGSSAVEDAGAFSGRVEERMPMQDSYSWTTNFGC; encoded by the coding sequence ATGGAAAGGCACACAATGCCCTCCACTTCTGCTGCTTCCTCTGATGCCCTACTTGAAGCTGGTGCGACCGATGACGAAATGGAGATGAAAATGCTggaagagaggatccaaagtgACAAAGCTTCATTGCAACTCTTGAAGGAGAAAATGAGGCACCAAGCAAATCCCCAAAAGCAATGCGAGTTGCAAGAACTAGCACGGAGGAGGAAGGCGAGGCGACTCCACAATAAGATTTCGAATTCCATGGCAAAACTTGTGCGGGAAGGCCTCGCTCAAGGCTACTGCTTTGGCATCGTAACAAACGATGGCAAGTCCATAGTTGCTTCCTCCGAAAACCTTCGAGAATGGTGGAAGGAGAAGGTGAAGTTCCTGGAGAATGCCCCTAGAGCAATCGAAAAGTTCGAGAAGAGGAGCCCAATCCTTCTATCAAGCAGCCACAATAACTCCGAGATTTCCGTCCCTGGTGCATTGAAGCAGCTAACAGATACCATACTGAGCGCAGCCATTTCGGCTCTCATGCGGCATTGCGACCCTCCACAGAGAAGATTCCCGATAGAGAAGGGTGTTGCACCACCATGGTGGCCCAGCATGACGGAAGAATGGTGGCCTACGCTGGGGTTCCCAGTGGATCAATCGCCTCCCCCTTATAAGAAGCCGCATGACTTGAAGAAGGGTTGCAAGATTAGCGTCCTCATGGCCATGATCATGCACTTATTTCCTGACACCCAGAGGATACGTGAGCTTGTGAGCCAATCAAAATCCCTTAAAGATCGGATGAGCCCGAAAGAAAGCAAGCTGTTCTCCTCTGTGCTTCGTCAGATAAGGAGACTTCACCAGCCTATGCAACAATCTTCGGCTATTCCTGACGAAGATGATGATGTTGGCTCCAATAGCAGAGCTGGCCAATATGATGTTGAAGTAGGTGATGATGGCTTTGATGATGACATGATGAGCTCCAGCGCGGTTGGTGGGAATATCTTCGATCTGAATAATTCTGGTGGCATGGAGGGCATCCCAGTTTCAGTTGCTTTGGAAAGCAACCAACGGATGGAGTTTGCTCAGCACAGTACTAGTCTGAATCATGATTGGAGAAATGCTCCACAAAATACTTGGCCAAGTTGTAATGTTGTGGCTCAGAATCCTCAAGTTACTGGCGTAGCTCAATATCCTCAGGTTATTGGGTTAGCTCATCAGAATCAAGTTACCGGCGCCGCTCAATATCCTCAGATCACTGGGTTAGCTCAGAACTCTCAAGTTACTGGGTTAAGTCCTCTTGGCTCAGATTTTGGTCCTGTTGACGTCTCTGGTCTTGGTAATCCAGGTGATGAGCAAAGGTTAATAGGTGGTATGATGAGATTTTCTAGTGATGATATTAATCAGGGCAGCAACTTGGTGGTTCAACAAGGTCCAGAAACTGTGAGCAATGACATGAATGTTCCTCAGCCAATATTTACAAGCAGTCCTGGTATTTACCAGCTGACAATTGCTGGAAATTCGTACTTGTTTCAGCAGATACCTAGTATGGATATAAGTCCTCTTCAACAACCAACTGGGATGCAGAGAAGCCACCTTGGACAAGGTGTTGGATCGAACCACCAGATGATTCAAGCTAACAATCTAAATCAGCCACAGGTGTACCCAAATGAAGATATATCTTTTGGACCTAGATTTGGGACACAGCCTAATTGTGCGAATCTTAACCTAGATCATGCTACCATTGCCGGCTCGTCCGCAGTGGAGGACGCCGGTGCTTTCTCTGGCCGAGTCGAGGAGAGGATGCCGATGCAAGACAGTTACTCCTGGACAACAAATTTTGGTTGTTAG